One region of Spiroplasma culicicola AES-1 genomic DNA includes:
- a CDS encoding class-II aminoacyl-tRNA synthetase family protein: protein MKYGITLGYVSKLNQIDTLKGIEKAKSELKKVIKKEYKLIEVSSAIVTEKNLWLNDDFQQSRRPIDFDISSTLSYGEIMQSNNKWRRFFLMKNDLSKNNMGIMTEFNSIQRDMEMDNTSSITFQELGIEIVKDEYDINYVNEMVIKLFEHIVSVDKKVASEFEELQESHFGNTIIFITFKKLKELYPLLTFKERLNKFGRENGSFVLQDYVEKMFNQTKIQQFSSDIFDFKTYSRIYYYNKSVEKVLSLGYVSYQVDREMLKIQNNILKENTKTQSGYQHLLKSNKLPLTISGGIYLDRLTMAILEKQHIAEVHSTIWDDEFVDYCETNKIKIL from the coding sequence ATGAAATACGGTATTACATTAGGTTATGTTTCTAAATTAAATCAAATCGATACATTAAAAGGTATTGAAAAAGCTAAAAGTGAATTAAAAAAAGTCATTAAAAAAGAATATAAGTTAATTGAAGTTTCAAGTGCAATTGTGACTGAAAAAAATCTTTGATTAAATGATGACTTTCAACAATCACGAAGACCAATTGATTTTGATATTTCTTCAACTCTTTCTTATGGAGAAATTATGCAATCAAATAATAAATGAAGACGTTTTTTCTTAATGAAAAATGATTTATCAAAAAATAATATGGGAATTATGACAGAGTTTAATTCAATTCAAAGAGATATGGAAATGGACAATACTAGTTCAATAACTTTTCAAGAATTGGGAATTGAAATTGTTAAAGATGAATATGATATTAATTATGTAAATGAAATGGTTATTAAATTATTTGAACATATTGTTAGTGTTGATAAAAAGGTTGCAAGTGAATTTGAAGAACTACAAGAATCTCATTTTGGAAATACAATTATTTTTATAACTTTCAAAAAATTAAAAGAACTATATCCATTATTAACTTTTAAAGAAAGATTAAATAAATTTGGAAGAGAAAATGGATCATTTGTGCTTCAAGATTATGTTGAAAAAATGTTTAATCAAACAAAAATTCAACAGTTTTCAAGTGATATTTTTGATTTTAAAACTTATTCAAGAATTTACTACTACAATAAAAGTGTGGAAAAAGTTTTAAGTTTAGGATATGTTTCTTATCAAGTTGATCGTGAAATGTTAAAAATTCAAAATAATATCTTGAAAGAAAATACAAAAACCCAATCGGGATATCAACATTTATTAAAATCAAATAAATTACCTTTAACAATTAGCGGGGGAATTTATCTTGATAGATTAACAATGGCTATTTTAGAAAAACAACATATTGCCGAAGTCCACTCAACGATTTGAGATGATGAGTTTGTTGATTATTGTGAAACTAACAAAATTAAAATACTGTAA
- a CDS encoding single-stranded DNA-binding protein translates to MNSVNLIGRITKDPELRKSSGGKDYVAFTLAVNEFSGGNQFTQFVPCFAWEKTAENMAKYVKKGAQIAVEGSLNVRQDNNNGQFSTVISVRANRVQFLGGQGQTGGSNFEQPKSAPSQSSPTNYDFDLMDDASSSNNDDSILWED, encoded by the coding sequence ATGAATTCAGTTAATTTAATAGGAAGAATAACAAAAGATCCTGAACTTAGAAAATCATCAGGAGGTAAAGACTATGTTGCCTTTACTCTTGCTGTGAATGAATTTTCAGGAGGAAACCAATTTACACAATTTGTACCATGTTTTGCTTGAGAAAAAACAGCAGAAAATATGGCTAAGTATGTTAAAAAAGGTGCACAAATTGCAGTTGAAGGAAGTTTAAATGTTAGACAAGATAACAACAATGGGCAATTTTCAACAGTTATTTCTGTTAGAGCAAATAGGGTTCAATTTTTAGGTGGTCAAGGACAAACTGGTGGTTCAAATTTTGAACAACCAAAATCTGCTCCGAGCCAATCATCACCAACAAATTATGATTTTGATTTAATGGATGATGCAAGTTCTTCAAATAATGACGACTCAATTTTATGAGAAGATTAA
- the lysS gene encoding lysine--tRNA ligase has protein sequence MNDNFERDFSEQELVRREKYYGLVEKGRDPYVETHFERTHNTQQLVEQFNDFSKEELTTKTETQIKVAGRIRLFREAGKKAIFANIQDQYGMIQIYVRQDELGDEEFEYFRDLDLGDIIGVEGIMMKTDHGELTIRVKKATLLTKALKPLPDKHAGITDIEERYRRRYVDLIVNPETRKVFMDRTKIIRTIQNTLDAKGYMEVETPILHSINGGAAAKPFVTHYNALDSDFYLRIATELHLKRCIVGGFEGVYEIGRLFRNEGISTRHNPEFTSIEIYVAYKNMEFVMDLCEELFRECALAVNGRTTLTYGGHDLDLGKSFKRWHMVDAIKEITGIDFWQPMTREQAVKLATEKGIKVEEHHLSVGHIINLFFEEFVESTIIEPTFIFGHPTEISPLSKKNAIDGRFTDRFELFIIGREYSNAFAELNNPIDQFDRFLDQLKEANAGNDEATGMDIDFIEALEYGMPPTGGIGIGIDRLVMLLTNSESIKDVLLFPQLKQRG, from the coding sequence ATGAACGATAATTTTGAAAGAGATTTTAGCGAACAAGAACTTGTTAGACGTGAAAAATATTATGGTCTTGTTGAAAAAGGAAGAGATCCTTATGTTGAAACTCACTTTGAAAGAACACATAATACACAACAATTAGTTGAGCAATTCAATGATTTTTCAAAAGAAGAATTGACAACAAAAACTGAAACACAAATTAAAGTTGCAGGAAGAATAAGATTGTTTAGAGAAGCTGGGAAAAAAGCTATCTTTGCAAATATTCAAGACCAATATGGAATGATTCAAATTTATGTTAGACAAGATGAACTTGGTGATGAAGAATTTGAATATTTTAGAGATCTAGATTTAGGCGATATTATTGGTGTTGAAGGAATTATGATGAAAACAGATCATGGTGAATTAACAATTAGAGTTAAAAAAGCAACTTTATTAACAAAGGCTTTAAAACCATTACCAGATAAACATGCTGGAATTACTGATATTGAAGAGAGATATCGTAGAAGATATGTTGATTTAATTGTTAATCCCGAAACTCGTAAAGTATTTATGGATAGAACAAAAATTATTAGAACTATTCAAAACACTTTAGATGCAAAAGGTTATATGGAAGTTGAAACTCCAATCCTACATTCAATTAATGGGGGAGCTGCTGCTAAACCATTTGTAACACATTACAATGCACTAGATAGTGATTTCTATTTAAGAATTGCCACTGAATTACATTTAAAAAGATGTATTGTTGGGGGATTTGAGGGAGTTTATGAAATTGGACGTTTATTCAGAAATGAAGGAATCAGTACAAGACATAATCCTGAATTTACTTCAATTGAAATTTATGTTGCCTATAAAAATATGGAATTTGTAATGGACTTATGTGAAGAATTATTTAGAGAATGTGCACTAGCTGTTAATGGAAGAACAACTTTAACATATGGAGGTCATGATTTAGATTTAGGAAAATCATTTAAAAGATGACACATGGTTGATGCAATTAAAGAAATTACAGGAATTGATTTTTGACAACCAATGACTCGTGAACAAGCTGTTAAACTTGCAACAGAAAAAGGAATTAAAGTTGAAGAACATCATTTATCTGTTGGACATATTATCAATTTATTCTTTGAAGAATTTGTTGAATCAACAATTATTGAACCAACATTTATTTTTGGTCACCCAACTGAGATCTCACCGCTTTCTAAAAAGAATGCAATTGATGGAAGATTTACAGATAGATTTGAATTATTTATCATTGGAAGAGAATATTCAAATGCTTTTGCTGAATTAAATAATCCAATTGATCAATTTGATAGATTTTTAGATCAATTAAAAGAAGCAAATGCGGGAAATGATGAAGCTACAGGTATGGATATTGATTTTATTGAAGCTTTAGAATATGGAATGCCTCCAACTGGAGGAATTGGAATTGGAATTGATAGACTTGTAATGTTATTAACAAATTCTGAGTCAATTAAAGATGTTCTATTATTCCCACAATTAAAACAAAGGGGCTAA
- the rpsF gene encoding 30S ribosomal protein S6 translates to MIRKYEIMYIIDQDTTDVKAVQTKLNDTLTANGGKILASEDWGLKDFAYEINKKKKGHYTVLIVETDSSNILEFQRVSKIDKNVVRELVINTENEKKYIQSTKLAKTDMSKFKEEKRPSRGFDRKPGGPARRPAEDRPAPVKEEVKTDKPAAAKTEKPVEAKVEKPAVEKKPAAKKATKEEA, encoded by the coding sequence ATGATTAGAAAATACGAAATAATGTATATTATTGATCAAGACACTACTGATGTAAAAGCTGTTCAAACTAAATTGAATGATACTCTTACAGCAAACGGTGGAAAAATTCTAGCTTCAGAAGACTGAGGTTTAAAAGATTTCGCTTATGAAATAAATAAAAAGAAAAAAGGACACTACACAGTGTTAATCGTTGAAACTGATTCAAGTAATATTTTAGAATTCCAACGTGTATCAAAAATTGATAAAAACGTTGTAAGAGAATTAGTAATCAATACTGAAAACGAAAAGAAATATATTCAATCAACAAAATTAGCAAAAACAGATATGTCAAAATTCAAAGAAGAAAAAAGACCTTCAAGAGGATTTGACAGAAAACCTGGTGGACCTGCAAGAAGACCTGCAGAAGATAGACCAGCACCTGTTAAAGAAGAAGTTAAAACAGATAAACCAGCTGCAGCAAAAACTGAAAAACCAGTTGAAGCTAAAGTTGAAAAACCAGCAGTTGAAAAAAAGCCAGCTGCTAAAAAAGCTACTAAAGAAGAAGCTTAA
- a CDS encoding IspD/TarI family cytidylyltransferase has translation MFDLIIVANGKSLRFGENKMLIKINDQYLINKTVSQFIDNKMLNKIIVVSDIGMSEYIDKKYLDKIDFVNGGSTRSLSVQKGLEVVESEYVLIHDGARPFTSKQLIAKIVDNLKDNQVVIPILKVSNCLKYVNGEIKTVNRDDYVMSQTPQGFRSEIIKKAYSNVDPNWIDDCQAVENKNIEIKFIEGEIKNIKITYKEDTKI, from the coding sequence ATGTTTGATTTAATAATTGTAGCTAATGGCAAATCATTGCGTTTTGGAGAAAATAAAATGTTAATCAAAATTAATGATCAATATTTAATTAACAAAACTGTTAGCCAATTTATAGATAATAAAATGTTAAATAAAATAATTGTAGTTTCAGATATAGGCATGTCAGAGTACATTGATAAAAAATATTTAGACAAAATTGATTTTGTAAATGGTGGTTCTACAAGAAGTTTGAGTGTCCAAAAAGGTTTGGAAGTAGTTGAAAGTGAGTATGTTTTAATTCATGATGGAGCAAGACCATTTACTTCAAAACAATTAATTGCAAAAATTGTTGATAATTTAAAAGACAATCAAGTTGTTATACCAATTTTAAAAGTTTCAAATTGTTTAAAGTATGTTAATGGAGAAATTAAAACAGTTAATCGTGATGATTATGTAATGTCACAAACTCCTCAAGGTTTTAGAAGTGAGATTATAAAAAAAGCTTATAGCAATGTGGATCCAAATTGAATTGATGATTGTCAGGCTGTTGAAAATAAAAATATTGAAATTAAATTTATTGAAGGTGAAATTAAAAATATCAAAATCACTTATAAAGAAGATACAAAAATCTAA
- the rpsR gene encoding 30S ribosomal protein S18, which yields MKKFVRRKKINFFAKNNIEYIDYKDIDLLKKFISNNGQILPRRITGTSPKHQRMLSTAIKRARIMGLLPFVNQ from the coding sequence ATGAAAAAATTTGTTAGAAGAAAAAAAATTAACTTCTTTGCTAAAAACAATATTGAATATATCGATTACAAAGACATCGATTTATTAAAAAAATTTATTTCAAATAATGGACAAATCTTACCAAGAAGAATTACTGGTACTTCACCAAAGCACCAAAGAATGCTTTCAACAGCAATCAAAAGAGCTAGAATCATGGGATTATTACCATTCGTAAATCAATAA